A single window of Sphingobacterium sp. ML3W DNA harbors:
- a CDS encoding UbiD family decarboxylase produces the protein MGYKSLAECVVDLEQHGHLIRIKEEVDPYLEMAAIHMRVFDAEGPALYFENIKGSEFPAVSNLFGTLDRSKFMFRDTLDHIKKLVDVKMDPTAVLKNPFKYLSSSAVALGALPWKKKANAPILYGKTEISKLPQIVNWPMDGGAFVTMPQVYTEDITKPGIMQANLGMYRIQLSGNDYIQDKEIGLHYQLHRGIGIHQQKANQLGRPLKVSVFIGGPPSHPLSAVMPLPEGLSEMIFAGALGNRRFRYFYDNEGFCISADADFVITGTVYPNENKPEGPFGDHIGYYSLTHPFPLMKVHNVYHKKNPIWSFTVVGRPPQEDTSFGNLIHEITGAAIPKEINGLQAVHAVDAAGVHPLLFAIGRESYTPYQEVDRPQEILTIANQALGKNQLSLAKYLFIAAIEDDPKLDIYDVSGFFKHMLERIDLSRDLHFHTNTTIDTLDYSGDGLNAGSKVVFAAAGSKKRTLKTEIPVGLDIPRPFNNVKMAIPGILVVDGAAFTTYEQEEIVMRNWCEAMKDIDFEGIQMIVLADDANFTAANENNFVWVTFTRSNPAYDIYGVNSFTKYKHWGCHGPFIIDARRKPHHAPDLIKDPAVEKKVDALGAKGGSLYGII, from the coding sequence ATGGGGTATAAAAGTTTAGCGGAATGTGTTGTCGATCTAGAGCAGCATGGACATTTAATCCGAATAAAAGAAGAGGTTGATCCTTATTTAGAAATGGCAGCCATACATATGCGTGTATTCGACGCAGAAGGGCCTGCCTTATATTTTGAAAACATCAAGGGTTCTGAATTTCCTGCCGTCTCTAATTTATTTGGAACTCTGGATCGCTCTAAATTTATGTTTAGAGATACATTAGACCATATCAAAAAATTGGTCGATGTTAAAATGGACCCTACCGCAGTTTTAAAAAATCCTTTTAAATATTTAAGTTCCTCTGCAGTTGCATTGGGGGCCTTACCATGGAAAAAGAAGGCTAATGCGCCTATATTATATGGTAAGACCGAAATAAGCAAGTTACCGCAGATTGTCAACTGGCCTATGGATGGTGGTGCATTTGTCACCATGCCTCAGGTATATACAGAAGACATCACAAAGCCGGGGATCATGCAGGCAAACCTAGGAATGTACCGCATACAACTTTCGGGTAATGATTATATTCAAGATAAAGAGATTGGTTTACATTATCAGTTGCATCGTGGCATTGGTATCCATCAGCAGAAAGCAAATCAATTAGGGAGACCTTTAAAAGTCAGCGTATTTATAGGAGGACCTCCTTCACATCCATTGTCAGCAGTTATGCCATTACCCGAGGGCTTATCTGAGATGATATTTGCAGGAGCATTGGGAAATCGTCGTTTTCGATATTTTTATGATAACGAAGGTTTTTGTATCTCAGCAGACGCAGATTTTGTAATTACAGGCACTGTTTATCCGAATGAGAATAAGCCTGAAGGACCATTTGGAGATCATATCGGTTACTATAGTTTGACGCATCCTTTTCCTTTGATGAAGGTGCACAATGTATACCATAAGAAAAATCCCATTTGGTCTTTTACTGTCGTTGGTAGACCTCCACAGGAAGATACGAGTTTCGGCAATTTGATTCATGAGATTACAGGAGCAGCAATTCCGAAGGAGATAAATGGTCTTCAAGCCGTTCATGCTGTGGATGCAGCAGGTGTGCACCCCCTGTTGTTTGCTATCGGTAGAGAAAGCTATACACCTTACCAAGAGGTGGATCGTCCCCAAGAAATTTTGACAATCGCCAATCAAGCATTGGGTAAGAATCAATTGAGTTTGGCTAAATATTTATTTATTGCCGCTATTGAAGATGATCCCAAATTGGATATATATGATGTCTCCGGATTTTTTAAACATATGTTAGAGCGGATCGATCTTTCCAGAGACTTGCATTTTCACACCAATACAACCATCGATACATTGGATTATTCTGGCGATGGTCTGAATGCAGGGTCGAAAGTGGTATTTGCAGCAGCAGGTAGCAAGAAAAGGACATTAAAGACTGAAATTCCAGTAGGATTGGACATCCCAAGACCATTTAACAACGTTAAAATGGCTATACCTGGTATTCTTGTTGTCGATGGTGCGGCATTTACGACCTATGAGCAAGAAGAAATCGTCATGAGAAATTGGTGTGAAGCGATGAAGGATATCGATTTTGAAGGTATCCAAATGATTGTACTGGCAGATGATGCGAACTTTACAGCGGCAAATGAGAATAATTTTGTTTGGGTGACTTTTACGAGATCAAATCCAGCTTATGATATCTATGGAGTCAATAGCTTTACAAAATACAAGCACTGGGGCTGTCACGGACCGTTTATTATTGATGCCAGACGTAAACCACATCATGCACCAGATTTAATCAAAGACCCAGCTGTTGAAAAAAAGGTTGATGCTCTGGGTGCAAAAGGCGGCTCATTATATGGTATTATATAA
- a CDS encoding alkaline phosphatase family protein: MPLQRFFYMLFILLLISSCASKKAQHQETSFDEGIGQIKHLVVIYMENRSFDNLYGEFKGANGIKNARKGNFAQVDENGKPYQYLPEIPRNNSFPTNLPNALFNIDQYVPSDKATPDVTHRFFHNKMQINGGKMDKFALYNDTKGLAMGYYNTKKIPLYPIAQKYTLCDNFFQSVFGGSYFNHVYMIAAAAPVWPDAPESLIAKFDADGKMIKDGAVTSDGYVVNHILSRNAPYPAKSDTSKLLPSQTMPTIGDRLSEKDISWAWYSEGWDDAVAGRKNNFAYNHEPFLYFANYEEGTAGRKHMKDQNDFIKAAKEGTLPSVSFVKPGGGNDEHPGGSAVYSSEELAVNLINAVLDGPNAKDALVILTYDEFGGFFDHVAPPVIDRWGPGSRIPAIVIGPFAKKGVVDHTQYETVSILSFIEHRWGIEPLAERDKNANPFRNALIFN, translated from the coding sequence ATGCCTTTACAACGATTTTTTTATATGCTTTTTATTCTTTTGCTCATCAGCAGTTGCGCTAGTAAAAAAGCCCAACATCAGGAAACCTCATTTGATGAAGGTATCGGGCAGATTAAGCATCTGGTAGTTATTTATATGGAAAACCGTAGTTTTGATAATCTATATGGAGAGTTTAAAGGAGCGAACGGTATTAAAAATGCTAGAAAAGGCAATTTTGCACAGGTTGACGAGAATGGTAAACCATATCAGTATCTTCCTGAAATTCCTCGAAACAATTCCTTTCCGACCAATCTCCCCAACGCACTTTTTAATATAGATCAGTATGTTCCTTCAGACAAAGCAACACCTGATGTTACACATCGGTTTTTTCATAACAAGATGCAAATCAACGGTGGAAAGATGGACAAGTTTGCGTTATATAACGACACCAAAGGATTAGCGATGGGTTATTATAACACGAAAAAAATACCGTTATATCCGATTGCTCAAAAATACACACTGTGTGACAATTTTTTTCAAAGCGTATTTGGAGGTTCTTATTTTAACCATGTATATATGATAGCAGCTGCAGCGCCAGTTTGGCCGGATGCTCCAGAATCATTAATAGCGAAATTCGATGCTGATGGCAAGATGATAAAAGACGGTGCTGTTACTTCTGATGGTTATGTTGTCAACCATATTCTTTCACGAAATGCCCCTTATCCAGCAAAATCGGACACTTCCAAATTATTGCCATCCCAGACGATGCCGACTATTGGAGATCGTTTGAGCGAAAAAGATATCTCTTGGGCTTGGTATTCTGAGGGTTGGGATGATGCGGTGGCAGGAAGGAAAAATAATTTTGCTTATAACCATGAACCCTTCCTTTATTTTGCCAATTATGAAGAGGGAACAGCAGGTCGAAAACATATGAAGGATCAAAATGATTTCATAAAAGCAGCGAAAGAAGGTACTCTTCCCAGCGTTTCCTTTGTGAAACCAGGCGGTGGGAATGACGAACATCCAGGTGGTTCTGCAGTATATTCATCAGAAGAACTTGCCGTGAATCTGATCAACGCAGTTTTAGACGGTCCAAACGCAAAGGATGCATTGGTTATCTTAACCTATGATGAATTTGGTGGATTTTTTGACCATGTTGCGCCACCTGTTATCGATAGATGGGGGCCTGGGAGCCGTATTCCAGCAATTGTTATTGGGCCATTTGCCAAAAAAGGTGTAGTCGATCACACGCAATATGAGACCGTCAGCATTCTTTCTTTTATAGAGCATCGTTGGGGGATAGAACCACTTGCTGAACGAGATAAAAATGCAAATCCATTTAGGAATGCTTTGATATTTAACTAA
- a CDS encoding cytochrome-c peroxidase — MCKKAGIVALLFIVIFIVSFTSINSKDTEQSHVSSRERKIQNEVFNQLVSFHDYVRDTLLVEVGKNQVDEQNVRQAFLKSRLLFKKFEWASEYFSADLSKRLNGPPVEEIENADLLDPSLARAIDPMGLQVIEEFIYPNYDTSRKEELISEVRHLVSNTAFLISYFHDQQLADWRILDASKLEVFRIIALGITGFDNALSLNSMQECSESLKSLRDILSLYINKKRKTSLLQDLDASIAYLSQHPDFNSFDRAFFITRFGNKVSTGIAQLEQDLPGRKIKYNRMLRQEARTMFDSDAFNVDAFTPGPEFHMTDAKVELGEKLFYDVALSGTGTRSCASCHNPGLAFTDGLVKNTNIHNPSKLLTRNTPTLLNAALQSNYFYDMRALTLEDQVRDVIGNKHEMDGAMEAVIKYVSADRSYRSLFAKTFSTTSENGISSDQVTNALASYIRSLTTLNSRFDAYMRGNDDALSIQELNGFNLFMGKAKCATCHFVPLFNGATPPKYVSSETEVLGVPISLADSTLDADLGYYSVIGIDSYKNAFKIPTVRNVKKTAPYMHNGVYETLDQVMEFYNNAGGVGLGMNLSNQTLPQENLQLTEKEIKDVIAFMESLESTHVVF; from the coding sequence ATGTGTAAGAAGGCCGGAATAGTAGCGCTTCTGTTTATCGTAATCTTTATTGTAAGTTTTACTTCTATTAATTCGAAAGATACAGAACAATCACATGTCAGTTCACGTGAGCGAAAAATTCAAAACGAAGTTTTCAACCAACTTGTATCCTTCCATGATTATGTAAGAGATACGCTTTTGGTGGAGGTTGGCAAAAATCAGGTTGATGAACAAAATGTTCGGCAAGCATTTTTAAAGTCTAGATTGTTGTTCAAAAAATTTGAATGGGCATCAGAATATTTTTCTGCAGACTTGAGTAAGCGATTAAATGGCCCACCCGTAGAGGAGATTGAGAACGCTGATTTATTAGACCCTTCTTTAGCACGTGCTATTGATCCAATGGGCTTACAGGTGATTGAGGAGTTTATTTACCCAAATTACGATACATCAAGAAAAGAAGAGCTCATCAGTGAAGTTAGGCATTTAGTATCCAATACAGCATTTCTGATTTCTTATTTCCATGATCAGCAGCTAGCCGATTGGCGAATATTGGATGCAAGTAAGTTAGAGGTTTTTAGGATAATTGCTTTAGGTATCACTGGATTTGATAATGCACTTTCTTTGAACAGTATGCAAGAGTGTTCGGAATCCTTAAAAAGTCTTCGTGATATCCTTTCTCTTTATATCAATAAAAAGAGAAAAACTTCCTTACTACAAGATCTAGATGCCTCGATTGCTTATCTTTCACAGCACCCTGATTTTAACTCCTTCGACAGAGCTTTTTTTATTACACGCTTTGGAAATAAGGTCAGTACTGGGATAGCGCAACTGGAGCAGGATCTACCGGGGCGTAAAATTAAATACAATCGAATGCTTAGGCAGGAGGCAAGAACAATGTTTGATTCCGATGCATTCAATGTAGATGCATTTACTCCCGGTCCTGAATTTCATATGACAGATGCAAAAGTGGAGTTGGGAGAAAAGCTTTTTTATGATGTCGCATTATCGGGTACAGGTACGAGAAGCTGTGCTTCCTGTCATAATCCAGGTTTAGCATTTACAGACGGACTCGTTAAAAACACCAATATTCATAATCCATCGAAACTGTTGACAAGAAACACACCTACATTACTCAACGCAGCTTTACAATCAAATTACTTTTACGACATGAGAGCGTTAACGTTGGAGGATCAGGTGCGTGATGTAATCGGTAACAAACACGAGATGGATGGCGCGATGGAGGCGGTCATAAAATATGTTTCTGCAGATAGGTCATACCGATCTTTATTCGCAAAGACTTTTTCTACCACGTCAGAAAATGGAATCAGTTCGGATCAAGTAACCAATGCCCTAGCTTCTTATATCCGTAGTTTGACTACGCTGAACAGTCGGTTTGATGCTTATATGCGTGGTAATGATGATGCGTTATCAATACAGGAATTGAACGGTTTTAATTTATTTATGGGGAAAGCGAAATGCGCCACCTGTCATTTCGTTCCTTTGTTTAATGGTGCTACCCCTCCAAAATACGTTTCGAGCGAAACAGAAGTATTGGGTGTTCCAATCTCTTTGGCAGACTCCACGCTGGACGCTGATTTAGGCTATTATAGTGTGATTGGTATTGATTCCTATAAAAATGCATTTAAAATACCTACTGTTCGGAATGTCAAAAAAACAGCACCATATATGCACAATGGTGTTTATGAAACGTTAGACCAAGTAATGGAATTTTATAATAACGCGGGAGGGGTAGGGTTAGGAATGAATCTTTCGAATCAAACGCTTCCTCAAGAAAATCTGCAACTTACTGAAAAAGAAATAAAGGATGTTATTGCGTTTATGGAGAGTTTGGAAAGTACACATGTCGTGTTCTAA
- a CDS encoding TolC family protein, with protein MKYLVFIFILSLSYSPSFAQTVYERILQDIDQNNTSLRALNTQIDALKVQNLTGIYLNNPEVAYSYLWGKPSDLGKQQDLSITQEFDIATLTGKRKTLANSQNKLVELDYDTQRIQILQTAKENIITVIYYNNLIAQLETQQQHAQEISALYKKKLALGDATIIEFNRSKVNLANIQGQIAQIHTERERTLGDLKQQNGGVEVAILETEYPLEALPTHFETWYAEVIKRSPILQSLQQEIIVDDQHIAVQKSANLPTISAGFAREKIIDEDFKGVTLGVSIPLWQNKNKVKHARLAKIASEERLKDFQTQAFTQLQSLYQKANNDKKTMEIYRSSIDNSSTNRLLKKALDAGEITLLEYTVEQNIYYENYRKSVEAQQNYQLALAKLHEFLL; from the coding sequence ATGAAATATTTAGTTTTCATATTCATCTTATCTCTGAGCTATTCACCCTCATTTGCACAAACTGTCTATGAGCGCATACTACAGGATATAGATCAAAACAATACAAGCTTGCGTGCTTTAAATACGCAAATCGATGCCCTCAAAGTACAGAACTTGACAGGCATTTACCTGAATAACCCAGAAGTAGCATACAGCTACCTCTGGGGGAAACCAAGTGATTTGGGCAAGCAACAAGACCTGAGCATAACACAGGAATTTGATATCGCTACGCTTACTGGCAAAAGGAAAACGCTTGCCAATAGCCAAAACAAATTGGTGGAGTTGGATTACGATACCCAACGGATCCAAATCCTACAAACGGCAAAGGAAAACATCATTACGGTTATTTATTACAACAATTTAATCGCACAACTCGAAACGCAACAACAACATGCTCAAGAGATTTCCGCCCTCTATAAGAAAAAGCTCGCTCTTGGCGATGCTACCATTATAGAGTTCAACCGATCTAAAGTAAATTTAGCCAATATACAAGGACAGATTGCACAGATCCACACCGAACGAGAGCGTACATTAGGGGATTTAAAGCAACAAAATGGTGGTGTTGAAGTAGCAATACTGGAAACCGAGTATCCTTTAGAAGCATTACCTACCCATTTTGAAACTTGGTATGCTGAAGTCATAAAACGCAGTCCGATATTGCAATCGCTTCAACAAGAAATTATCGTCGATGATCAGCATATTGCTGTACAGAAATCGGCTAATCTTCCAACGATCAGTGCTGGTTTCGCCCGAGAAAAGATAATTGACGAAGATTTTAAAGGGGTTACTTTAGGCGTATCAATACCGTTATGGCAAAATAAGAACAAGGTAAAACATGCTAGATTAGCAAAAATAGCTTCCGAGGAAAGACTAAAGGATTTTCAAACACAAGCGTTTACGCAATTACAATCCTTATATCAGAAAGCAAATAACGATAAAAAAACAATGGAAATATACCGTAGTTCCATCGATAATAGCAGTACGAACCGATTGTTGAAAAAAGCACTTGATGCTGGCGAAATCACCCTTTTGGAGTATACCGTAGAACAGAATATCTATTACGAAAATTACAGAAAATCGGTAGAAGCACAGCAAAACTATCAGCTTGCACTGGCAAAATTACACGAATTTTTATTGTAA
- a CDS encoding efflux RND transporter permease subunit codes for MLDKIIKFSLNNRLVVLVASVLLMIAGVYTAKNMEVDVFPDLNAPTVVIMTEAKGMVPEEVERLVTFPVETAINGATDVRRVRSSSTTGFSVVWVEFEWGTDIFKARQIVSEKLTVVQNDLPDNVENPTLGPQSSILGEVMIIGLQSDSTSLQELRALADWTIRPRLLATGGVAQVAVLGGDIKEYQILLHPEKMKHYEVSMSEVMDAVKSMNQNATGGVLYEYGNEYLVQGIISTNNLEEISLSVIKSINNTPILLSQVAEVRIGNKEPKIGLASVKGKPAVLITVTKQPNTGTIELTEKIDMALEDLKRNLPDDIQISSDIFRQSRFIDSSINNVNSALIEGGIFVVIILFIFLMNVRTTLISLVTIPLSLVASILALKGMGLTINTMSLGGMAIAIGSLVDDAIVDVENVFKRLRENRLLPIQQQSPLLKVIYEASREVRMPILNSTLIIIASFVPLFFLSGMEGRMLAPLGIAFIIALAASTVVALTLTPVLCSFLLNSKSESSKKEPWVTFHLKRVYEKCLLWSLKYKKSIIAVTVVIFMVSLGLFFTLGRSFLPSFNEGSLTVNVNTLPGVSLEESDKIGNLAEKILLSIPEIKTTGRKTGRAELDEHALGVNVSEIEAPYELSDRTREEFVADVREQLNLIPGVSLEIGQPISHRIDAMLSGTQANIAIKIFGSDLHQLYEIANKIKGSIGGVDGLVDLNVEQQIDRPQLKIKPKRALLAKYGITLPQLSEQIEVLLAGTEVSSVYEGNQVYDLTVKVNPDHRTNMESIKNLMIDANGQKIPLEHVVDITSSTGPNTINRENVSRKIVVSANVEGRDLRGVVNDIQEKIKTDVPLPEGYSIEYGGQFESEQAASRILLLTSIFSIAVIYLLLYNEFKSAKQSFLILVNLPLALIGGILTLFFTGNDLSIPAIIGFISLFGIATRNGMLLVSRFNDLQQQGMSVIDSVIHGSTDRLAPILMTAFTSALALIPLAMGGSLPGNEIQSPMAQVLLGGLITSTLLNAFIVPIVYTMMGKKEKNTITLD; via the coding sequence ATGTTAGATAAAATAATTAAATTTTCACTGAACAACAGATTAGTTGTGCTAGTGGCGTCTGTCTTATTGATGATTGCGGGTGTATATACTGCAAAAAACATGGAGGTCGACGTTTTCCCAGATTTAAATGCGCCAACCGTCGTTATCATGACTGAGGCTAAGGGTATGGTACCAGAGGAGGTTGAACGATTGGTTACTTTCCCTGTGGAAACCGCCATTAATGGTGCAACAGACGTACGTCGTGTTCGCTCCAGTTCTACCACAGGATTCTCCGTAGTGTGGGTAGAATTTGAATGGGGAACCGATATTTTTAAGGCCAGACAGATCGTATCCGAAAAATTGACGGTTGTTCAAAATGACTTACCAGATAATGTGGAGAATCCCACATTAGGTCCACAGTCCTCTATATTGGGAGAGGTCATGATCATTGGGCTTCAATCCGACAGTACCTCGCTCCAAGAGTTGAGAGCATTGGCCGATTGGACAATACGTCCTCGTCTATTAGCTACGGGTGGAGTCGCACAAGTCGCCGTATTGGGGGGTGATATCAAAGAGTACCAAATTCTTCTCCATCCCGAAAAGATGAAACATTATGAAGTATCCATGTCCGAAGTAATGGATGCTGTAAAGTCAATGAATCAAAACGCAACGGGTGGAGTACTTTACGAATATGGTAACGAATACTTGGTTCAGGGGATTATCTCCACCAATAACTTAGAAGAAATCAGTCTTTCGGTCATCAAATCGATTAACAATACACCTATTTTATTATCTCAAGTTGCCGAAGTACGTATCGGAAACAAGGAGCCTAAAATAGGTTTAGCCTCGGTGAAGGGAAAACCTGCGGTATTGATCACCGTCACGAAACAACCGAATACAGGTACGATCGAACTGACCGAAAAAATAGATATGGCGTTGGAAGATTTAAAGCGAAATCTACCTGATGATATACAAATCTCATCGGATATCTTCCGTCAATCGCGTTTTATCGACAGTTCGATAAATAATGTCAATAGCGCGCTGATTGAAGGCGGTATATTTGTCGTCATTATTCTATTCATCTTTTTGATGAATGTACGTACGACCTTGATTTCTCTAGTTACCATTCCCCTATCGCTCGTAGCTTCCATACTGGCACTTAAAGGAATGGGACTTACGATCAACACCATGAGTCTGGGCGGTATGGCTATTGCTATCGGCTCGCTTGTGGATGATGCCATTGTCGATGTCGAAAATGTCTTCAAACGCCTTCGAGAAAACAGGCTATTGCCTATTCAACAGCAGTCCCCTCTACTGAAGGTCATTTACGAAGCTTCACGAGAAGTGCGCATGCCGATCTTAAACTCGACACTCATTATCATTGCTAGTTTTGTACCCTTATTTTTCCTTTCTGGGATGGAGGGACGTATGTTGGCACCATTGGGTATAGCTTTTATCATCGCACTTGCTGCCTCGACAGTTGTGGCGCTGACTCTTACCCCCGTATTGTGTAGCTTTTTACTCAACTCAAAATCTGAAAGTTCGAAAAAAGAACCTTGGGTAACTTTTCATCTAAAAAGAGTATATGAAAAATGTTTGCTCTGGAGTTTGAAATACAAAAAAAGTATCATAGCCGTGACCGTCGTTATCTTTATGGTATCGTTGGGTTTATTCTTTACGCTTGGAAGAAGTTTTCTTCCTTCTTTCAACGAGGGTTCTCTGACCGTCAATGTCAATACATTACCGGGTGTATCTCTTGAAGAATCGGATAAAATCGGTAATCTGGCGGAGAAAATATTGTTGTCTATTCCTGAAATAAAAACAACAGGACGAAAGACGGGGCGTGCAGAACTAGACGAACATGCTTTAGGGGTGAATGTTTCGGAGATTGAAGCTCCATACGAGCTTTCGGACCGGACACGTGAAGAATTTGTTGCTGATGTTCGCGAACAGTTGAATCTTATCCCTGGAGTTAGCCTGGAGATCGGTCAACCGATATCGCACCGCATCGATGCCATGCTATCAGGGACGCAAGCTAATATCGCGATAAAAATATTTGGGTCAGATTTGCATCAACTCTATGAAATTGCCAATAAGATTAAAGGCTCAATCGGTGGCGTTGATGGACTTGTCGATCTGAATGTAGAACAACAGATCGACAGACCGCAGTTGAAGATAAAACCAAAGCGTGCTCTTTTGGCCAAATACGGCATTACGCTGCCGCAACTTTCAGAGCAAATCGAAGTGCTACTCGCAGGAACGGAAGTATCCAGTGTATACGAAGGGAATCAGGTTTATGACCTGACCGTAAAAGTGAACCCGGACCATCGTACCAATATGGAATCCATAAAAAACCTGATGATAGATGCCAATGGCCAGAAAATCCCATTGGAGCATGTCGTGGACATCACTTCTTCTACTGGTCCTAACACCATCAATAGAGAAAATGTGTCCCGCAAGATTGTCGTCTCTGCCAATGTTGAAGGACGCGATTTAAGAGGTGTCGTTAATGATATACAAGAAAAAATCAAAACAGATGTACCCTTACCAGAAGGATATAGTATTGAATATGGTGGGCAATTTGAAAGTGAACAGGCTGCCTCGCGTATTCTACTTCTCACTTCGATATTCTCCATTGCAGTCATTTATTTGCTGCTTTATAATGAATTTAAGAGTGCTAAACAATCGTTTTTAATTTTGGTCAATCTTCCTTTAGCATTAATTGGCGGCATTTTGACGCTATTCTTTACAGGTAATGATTTGAGTATCCCTGCCATCATCGGATTTATATCGCTATTTGGTATCGCTACTCGGAACGGTATGCTACTGGTATCACGATTCAATGATCTGCAACAACAAGGTATGAGCGTCATCGACAGTGTCATTCACGGTTCGACGGACCGTTTAGCTCCTATCCTCATGACAGCTTTCACCTCGGCACTTGCCTTGATACCGCTAGCAATGGGCGGAAGTCTACCCGGTAATGAGATCCAAAGCCCCATGGCACAGGTACTACTTGGCGGATTGATAACCTCTACACTGCTCAATGCTTTTATTGTACCGATTGTGTACACCATGATGGGCAAAAAAGAAAAAAATACAATAACATTAGATTAA
- a CDS encoding efflux RND transporter periplasmic adaptor subunit: MRIKLYAFCLFMAGTIFVLSSCQSTEAKKTEKQSIKQDGHDHAEHDHSHEGHEGHDHEGHNHSHDDGEKVAKDNHTGHDHSSEEGHSDGEIIFTEAQAKTAQLKTEVIELRDFHRVIRTSGQIENAVGDDVTVVATTNGVVSFSKSNFTAGSAIKSGENLLAISSKNLLEGDPTNKASAEYESAKNEWERAQSLIEDQLISQKNYQDAKLRFENAKTTFNALSANRSSNGVLVKAPIAGFVKNKLIQDGDYVTVGQPIATITKNKKLQLRADVAEKYFSDMHSIKTAYFRTSYDNKTLKLEQLNGRLVSYGKGIEKNSFYIPMLFEFDNVGTVLPGAYVDISLIAHPIPQALTVPVSALTEDQGVYFIYLKKGKEVFSRQEVKIGHSDGERVLITSGLNKGEEIVTNGVYQVKIAANASLIPEGHVH; the protein is encoded by the coding sequence ATGCGTATTAAGTTATATGCTTTCTGCCTTTTTATGGCTGGAACTATCTTCGTTCTGTCGTCTTGCCAAAGCACAGAAGCAAAAAAAACAGAAAAACAAAGTATTAAACAGGATGGACATGACCATGCTGAACACGACCATAGCCATGAAGGACACGAAGGTCACGATCATGAAGGACATAACCACAGCCATGACGACGGAGAGAAAGTCGCTAAGGATAACCACACTGGTCATGACCATAGTAGTGAAGAAGGCCATTCCGACGGTGAAATCATTTTCACAGAAGCACAGGCAAAAACAGCACAATTAAAAACAGAAGTAATTGAATTACGTGATTTCCACCGTGTCATCCGTACCAGTGGTCAGATCGAAAATGCAGTTGGCGATGATGTCACCGTAGTGGCGACCACCAATGGTGTGGTATCCTTTAGCAAGTCAAACTTTACAGCAGGTAGTGCCATCAAATCGGGCGAAAATCTATTGGCCATTTCCTCTAAAAACCTACTTGAAGGTGACCCAACCAACAAAGCAAGTGCCGAATACGAAAGTGCTAAAAATGAATGGGAAAGAGCACAGAGCCTAATAGAAGATCAATTGATTTCACAAAAAAATTATCAAGATGCTAAATTGCGCTTTGAGAATGCAAAAACAACCTTCAATGCATTATCTGCAAACCGCAGCAGCAATGGTGTGCTTGTGAAAGCACCGATTGCCGGATTTGTTAAAAACAAATTGATCCAAGACGGTGACTACGTAACCGTAGGACAGCCAATTGCTACGATTACGAAAAACAAAAAGCTGCAGCTTCGAGCAGATGTAGCAGAAAAATACTTCAGCGATATGCATAGCATCAAAACCGCATATTTCCGTACTTCTTACGATAACAAAACACTGAAATTAGAACAACTCAATGGACGACTCGTCTCCTATGGTAAAGGCATCGAGAAAAATTCATTTTACATACCCATGTTATTTGAATTTGATAATGTGGGCACCGTTCTTCCGGGTGCATATGTCGATATATCGCTCATTGCACACCCTATTCCGCAGGCGCTCACCGTACCAGTATCTGCATTAACCGAAGATCAGGGCGTATACTTTATATATCTAAAAAAAGGAAAAGAAGTATTTAGCAGACAGGAGGTCAAAATAGGTCATAGTGATGGAGAACGTGTTTTGATTACTTCAGGGCTAAACAAGGGCGAAGAAATCGTAACAAATGGTGTTTATCAGGTCAAGATCGCAGCAAATGCATCGTTGATTCCTGAAGGTCATGTACATTAA
- a CDS encoding CDGSH iron-sulfur domain-containing protein: MSKTKLTINNNGSVKIEGDFEIVDRNGDAYGLQGRTVLSICRCGLSKNKPFCDGAHNGHFEHEAIAFDLPPKKV, translated from the coding sequence ATGTCGAAGACGAAACTTACCATTAACAATAATGGATCGGTAAAAATAGAAGGCGATTTCGAAATCGTTGATAGAAATGGTGATGCATATGGTTTGCAGGGCAGAACAGTACTTTCAATCTGTCGTTGTGGATTATCTAAAAACAAACCTTTTTGTGATGGTGCCCATAATGGTCACTTTGAACATGAAGCGATTGCTTTTGACCTTCCTCCAAAGAAAGTATAA